The following nucleotide sequence is from Stigmatopora argus isolate UIUO_Sarg chromosome 18, RoL_Sarg_1.0, whole genome shotgun sequence.
GCTTTCACAATCATCGACCAGAACAGGGATGGGATCATCAGCAAGGACGACCTGAGGGACGTGTTGGCCACCATGGGGCAACTCAACGTCAAGAACGAGGAGCTGGAGGCCATGGTCAAGGAGGCCAGCGGACCCATCAACTTCACTGTCTTCCTCACCATGTTCGGCGAGAAGCTCAAGGGTCAGTTTGTCACACACTCCACCTTCCAACATCTAATCAATATGTCCAAACCGCTTCCCAGTTTTGCTTGTCACATAAAAATAACCttgaatatggcccacacaagGAACTCTGCCTACATACTCTTGCACTTCTCATCATTAACAGTTGATGGAGTTACTTAAGCTAGGGGTCAACACATGACAACATGTTGAAATCAAAAGATGCTAGTTGAAATTCGTCaactatataaatacataaatattgtGGGGGGAGCGGTTTgagtgttggcctcacagttcttgggttaatccaccagtggcggtccgtgcattttctcgtagcgccttcaacgggtaaaatccacttcctagcagcatttaatgatcaaatacaaatactggagcttaaatacaaacactggagcttttcagatatcagaaccgggcggcccgggggccaaatctggcccgctgcatcatttttttgcggcccgagaaagtaaatcatgagtggcgactttttgttttaggatcaaattaaaatgaagagtatagatgtatattaaatttcctgattttcccccttttaaatcaataattgtaatttttttatccattttttctgtgtttttagttcaaaaatcattttgtaaaatctaaaaatatatataaaaaagctaaaataaacattattttagatctataaaaaactgaatattcagggcttttaatccatttataaaaaaataataatctaaatattatatctaaaatggtccggcccacgtgaaatcaagttgacgttaaagtggcccgcgaaccaacccgagtctgacaccattgCCCTAGCATGTACTTCTAAGAGTACTTTTATTTGATTTGGTTCTCCTACAGGTGCTGACCCCGAGGACGTCATCGTGAGCGCGTTCAAGGTCTTGGATCCCGAAGCTACCGGCTCCATCAAGAAAGAATTGTAAGTTCTCCAATGTGTTTGCCTTGAATTGACGTAGTCCCTTGTATAAATATTATGAATTATTTTCCTTCTTCAGCCTTGAGGAGCTCCTGACCACCCAGTGCGACAGGTTTACCCCTGAGGAGGTCAGATTTTTAATCACTTGTTATCATTACCTTGTCATTCCACAGGGTATCAAACCCGAAAATGGatacaaaatgatttgtttttcacattttcctcCAGATGACCAACCTGTGGGCCGCGTTCCCCCCGGACGTCGCCGGCAACGTGGACTACAAGAACATCTGCTACGTCATCACCCACGGAGAGGAAAAAGAAGAGTAATAATCCCACCCAAATTCCGCCTCACTTCTTCGCCAAACCGTATCTCTAACTTGCACCCACGTTCGCTCGGTTCCGCTTGCCAGCTCACTCGGACTCAAAGTGAGAGGAACTGAAGCGTGGCGTTTGTACGCGGGTACTGACATGGGAATccttttcaaatttcaaataaaaaaatcgctTTGCGTTTCGTTAAGGCTAGCAGCGCGCGCAGCTTGAAACAAGCTAGCAGTCTGACCTCTTTGGTCTGCTAGCCTCAACATCGGATACGATTTCAGGTTTTTATCGTACGGAGGACGAGAGGCGGGGTCTCGTGCTAAAATAGTCCCGCCCCCCTTTCGTCTTACTTGAACGGGAAAACGACAATTTCTTCTCAATTCCAATTGCCACCTGTTGTTGTGACGCTTCACGTCTCTGCTGTAACAAAGAAAGAAGTACTAATAAAAGCCACTGTCTTTCGTATTatgcagtgtttttatttttgcttcatttcacttttgaatcaataaacccttggtcaaaagttttgagacacttttcacacattttgaatgaattaaCGAAAACGGTTTGGTCGTCGAGCGTCGTCGAAGGCCGCCGACGagttaaaaatacatacacatatgtatattatatatatatatatatatgtatatgtatatatatatatatatatatatatatatatatatgtatatgtatatatatatatatatatatatatatatatatatatataaatatatatatatatatatatatatatatatatatatatatatatatatatatatatatatatatatatatagtatgtataaagagtatagcaagtcttgtgagCATGCCCATAAaatcacttggactacttatatttattacttatttatttgtcagtttgtttgttgttgtataattgtataatgacgactatatatatatatatatatatatatatatatatatatatatatatatatatatataaatatatatataaataatatatataaaatcactTGGAATACttatatttattagttatttatttgcttcatataaataagcaaatatatatacatctatctctctctctctctctctctctctctctctctctatatatatatatatatatatatatatatatatatatatatatatatatatatatatataatacatatacattttagGTAAAAATTCCAGTTTTGTCAGTACCACGTGACTTTAAAGAAGCACGCAAACCCCTTCAAAATATAACAACCTCAACGCTTATTAGCTTTACTAAAAAACATTCTTGGTAACAACTACCATAGTTATTAGGTTATATTTTGTCTCTAAATATTAGACAAAGATAAACAAACGCACCCTGTTAAAATAACCTGCACAACCCCATATTGTCATCATTTAGGTTGAAAACgcaaacaggaagtgaaagTTTTACATGCCTTTTGACATGTTTTCAAAGCGTGGGGGGGCTACCTTTGATTGTTACCGGGATTTTATCAGTTCACCATTTTAAAGCTTCACTACGCACTAACGGCAGCCTGCTAATGTGGACCGTCGGTTCCGGAATCCCTCGAAAGTTTTTCCCCTCGTCGTGCCTTCGTGAAGCCCCACTCTAGCATCACAAGCAACACAATGGCGTCGTCGCCGCTGTCCCCCCGCCGCACATCTGTCTCACCGGCTACGGTGGCGCTGGTCGTGCTTCTAATGTGGACGACCACCGCCGAGGCCTCCCAGGGTGACAAAGAACCGATTTACCGGGACTGCGTAAAGAATTGCGTCCAGAGCAACTGCACCGGAGCGCGGCTACGGTGGTACCAGACGGTCCAGCCGCGTTACATGGCGCTGACAGgtgaattgttgtttttccagTAGCCTTTTATAGAGCTAACTCATAAATTTGACGCTAAATGAGTTTAGTGAACACATTTGGAAAAAGTCGCGCGAATAAATTACGCGTTGCAGGTTTgatgaaaatgtgatttatttaaaaaaaaatcgacaaaaatgaatatttgttgAAAATTAGCACGTTTTTtagtaaaacaaaacattttctagAGTAAAAAGATGTCATAATTGCAGGTGTTGGTAAATATTTCACTTCTAAACTGCAGTTCGTAGCGTCTGTCGCCCTCTAGGACTGAAAATGGGCATTACAATAACATAGCAGTCGCTCTCTTGTGACGTAAGCCATTCAGAGTCATGTACGTATAATTATTCTAGAAAGACCCATCCTGTCCTTTTCTATGTATAATGTAATGCACAATTCCCAATAACTAATCTAGCTTTCTAAATCCTTACCCAAAATTTAAATTACTTTTGATCTTTTAACTTAAATGTGAGTCAGTAATTGATTTTCATTGAGACTGTTTCTATTCATTATTGAATGGGCCTATTTCAATTGTTTCTAATGGTTTCAATGTGTCTATTTGATATTTTCAATTTCATAGGTTTTATTGGGAAGtggatatttgttttattttatttaaactgaTTGAACTGTAGCGGTCCagtggcgggtgagtggttagtgtgtcggccccacagttctgagatcgggggtcgatcccaggtctggaccATCCTgtagggagtttgcatgttctcctcgggcttgtgtgggttttctccagggactccagtttcctcccacattcctaaaaacatgcatggtaggctggttgaacattgcccctaggttaggagtgtgagcataaatgccctgtgattggctgccccgcctggtacccgtagttaactgggataggctccagcaccacccgcgacccttCTGTGGAGAAgtggtaaggaaaatgaatgaatgaatgtctctaGTCACACCAACAGGAAAAAATGGCACCCCCTGAGATTATGAAAACAAGTTTTTCTTGTCTAGCAAGTTTATGCAGAGACTTAGTGCAAACATCTAGTTTCGTTGTCATTTTTACCGTTTTCTTATTGCCAGTTGCACTTGCATTTTTGCGACTGCCTGTCCTAAGTTTTCTCCCGATATTATATTTTTTGCCCCCAGGCTGGACTTGTCGTGATGACTGTCGATACGAGTGCATGTGGACCACTGTGGATCTTTACCAGGCTGATGGCTTCGAAATCCCACAATTCCATGGCAAGGTTGGAAATCTCTTTGCTAGTGGTGTGTTCAAGACCACTCTATACGAGTCAGAACAAATTACACAGAGCCTGACAAAGTGAAAGTTCAATTTTCACGATTAACCCtttcatggcttttttttggagagcacacatttaactcattagctgccattgacgataacTCCAGCAAATGGGTTAAAttccgtatttttcagactaaaacttgcacctgagtataaatcGCACTAACAAAGAATATGCACAATGAAAGAGGGAAAAATTgcagtataaattgcatttttggggggggggacaatttttcaattgatcagaaacaaagaacaaatGCGATACCTTAAAGTAATCGTAAAATTGGGAACATCATACAAAAAAAGGCATATTTTATTGTAagatattaactttttttttaaatatggaaTAAAAAACCATGATGTAAtaagttgcacctgagtataagttgtAGACTTAGCCAAACGacgaaaaaatgcaacttatagtcctgaaaatacggtactatgaaaaaaaaaaaatgaaattttcctCGTGGCTGTACCCAATGTGtttctgttttcattcattttagttttattaattattttttattatttttatagctatgaaaaaatgatttttgaaataatgaaTTATTGTTAAAATCGCCAAATTTGTTCCATAAATTCTCACTCCAAACTGAATTGTATAAACTCACAAGCAATGTTTCTCTTAAGAAACAACATGAATTGATTTCATCTCTCCCAGTCACCCAAAATGACAGACAAAAAGTCTTCTTTTATGAATAACTCAAACTAACAACAACCCTTCCGCTCTGCACGGCAACATTCGAACATATTGAGATGATGATGTCAACATTTCATTTCTCGCAGTGGCCATTCGCCCGATTCCTATGCTTCGAGGAGCCGGCATCCGCCCTGGCCTCTCTCCTCAACGGCCTGGCATGCCTTCTCATGATGCTGCGTTACCGAAGCACCGTGCCGCGCCAGAGTCCCATGTTCCACACCATCAACGCCTTCTCTCTGGTCTCACAACCTCGCGccgtccaaaaaaaatcaagtaaaattcagtccgattttttttccccttttaacaCTTCAATCCGTGTGCTCTTTTTTGCAGGTGTCACTCAACGCTTGGTTCTGGTCCACGGTGTTCCACACCCGGGAGACATTCCTCACTGAGGTCATTATATCTCCTaagccagtgtttcccaacctttttgcattgaaaaaatctcaaggggcaccaccatctgaaaatcttttattttaaaactatgtcgcctgtattaataatagtcattctcatcaaaatttTATCAGCAAGCATCagataaacctccaaaatgattccaaaatctaatttttcacactgacctaatgtcgacaaaagttgatgtctgcggaccctgaacaactcgagtgatgcaaaaataagtgacatcatgtttttaatcgcataaatTTATAACATTTCtccaaaatgacttaaatctcctaatattaccccaaaaaatgtgctcacacagactttacgtcagcaaaagttgatgcccgaGACactaaacaacttccggttcatgttagagaaaacaAAACGACTGTTTCACAATCTGAATCTtgttaaattagattagattagatacatttttattcatcccgtgttcAGGAAATTTAGTTTGTAGCAGTaccaagcacagacacagaaaaagacaatgtagacctagataaaactggaaccacacacaaggTTAGttatagtataatctataatttaatgttcattttatattgcttttaaccttgtaatagttcagttttaatctcgttatattcatattcatttttctctctgaatattacattgtatgacttttaaCAACACTGTCCTAAGCTACGATCTTAACTCATCTTGATCTGGTTTTATATTCTTTTGCAGAAAATGGATTATTTCTGCGCTACTGCAGTCATTCTCTACTCCATTTACTTATGTTGTGTCAGGTAATTCTGATCCAAAGTTAtttaaaagtgacttttttggTTCTACAGTCCACACATTCTTGCTAAAtccgttttttcccccccagaacACTGGGTCTGAAGCACCCGGTGGTGTCCAGCATCGTGGGAGTAGTGCTCATCTTGGTCTTCACGTCACACGTGTCCTACTTGACCTTCGTCAGTTTTGACTACAGTTACAACATGGCTGCCAATATCTCCTTCGGTATGTGGCCAAATAGGGTTGTAAAGTATCAAGCCTGAAATGTTAATGTTGTATCTGAACGTGATCGACGGAGGCCTTTAGTTTCGAGTTCAACTTCCGCTCCTACGCTTCCTTCCCCAGAAATCGCTTTTCCCCGTTAGTCGAAATTGACGTCAAAATGcttcatataaaaatattttataataataagaTGCTTTACTTACTGTCACTGCTGATAGGTGGATCTAACAGAAGTTGTCAAAGGtatttacagttgtggtcaaaagtttacatacacttgtgaagaacataatgtcatggctctcttgagtttccagttaggctccaagtgactttcctgacttgttcaagtctaggattcgctttttcagatccatgctgagctcctttgactttcccattgtagtgtttgtgggcgtttgcatccaatgagccctatttaaatggcctcagagaagtcaccagtagtcactcataatcacccacaagaagttaagaggcccagcagatttgatcactttttctgttaacccaaaatatagtcataaaagaaccaaacttcatgattttttttttgtgacaaagaagtatctgttccaatcactctatcagagaaaaatcagagttgttgaaataactggaaactctaGAGAGCCatacattatgttcttcacaagtgtatgtaaacttttgaccacaactgtacacatAGTCTGTATAAACACAACACTGCTTTTTGATATAATAttaaatttaattaatatttaatacaaaCATTTGTAAAATTACTAGATTAAAGTCATTCTATTACTGTAGCGTTTATAAGGACAGCGCCAACTTCTTTGCGGTTTTCAGTGGTTTATATGCAAACGAAAGGACAGAACAACTATTGTAGACTGAAGtcgaatacaaataaaaacaaaaccaacTTGCCCACCCccaaatgttatattttaacTCGTTCCCTGTCAATGACAAGGCTAGATATCTAATTTGAACCTGTTCACTCTGGgacaatgtttaatttttttgtcaagaatgATGTCCAACAATGGAGAAACAATGATGGAGTTAAgacaaattatatatttttttatttatgcagCTTCTAAAATTGTATAGAATACTTTTGTGAGTATCCAAATTTTAGTGGCAGCAACAAGAGTGTCAAACGCTTCCTAGTTTGTGTGACAGCGTTCATTTTATTGGGTTTTGCAGGCATGGTGAACCTACTGTGGTGGCTGTTCTGGTGCTGGAGCAACCGGCGCACACTGCCCTACTGGTGGAAGTGCGTCCTGGTGGTTTTGCTGCTTCATGGCCTGGTCCTGCTAGAACTGCTGGACTTCCCACCATTGCTCTGGATTCTGGATGCTCACGCCCTCTGGCACCTCAGCACCATTCCAGTGCACGTCCTTTTCTACAGGTCGGGACGCTCTATTTATTCTTAATATTTTGTTCATCTGACTGTAAATGAAAATGGGAGGTACACATTTATAGTCAATTTGACTGGAGGAGAATGAAAACAAGGGGGAGGTCACATTGGAAAATAAGAAACAAAGCAGGAATTGTGATTATGTTTGGCTAAGAAAGAATGAAAACAGGAAATACTATTACATTTCTCGGAAGAATGAAAATAGCTAAGGAGTAAATTTGGTGGAAGATGACTCAAAACAGGATCGGATGTAATAAAAgacaaatactaaaaaaaaaaaaatgccaaaaaattaaataaggtATTTTGGATTTGATTAAACAAaggtaaataaaaacataaagttTTAGTAACTAGAGAAGGAATGAAGGCAGTATTAAATTGGACTAAAAAGGAATGAAAATGTAGAATACTATTAAATGAAAATAGGTTTTGAATTTGACTAAAGAATGAAAACATAGCATACGGTacccaagtggttagcgcgttggcctgacagttctgggatcgggggttcaatcccaggtcggttcacatgttctccccgggcatgcgtgggttttctctgggtacactgttttcctcccacatccccaaaacatgccacagttttttttccttccatttcCCAATTATACTTTCTGCTAGTTCAATTATTGAGAGGGGGCGGGTCTGGTGCTGAAAGGTCCCGCCCCTTGGGATGGAGGGGTTATTACTGTAATTGTATCTTGCAAATTCTTAACAGGTTTCTTTTGGCTCCTTCAGTTTCCTGATAGAAGACAGCCTTTACTTGCTCAACACTGAGAAgatgggtgtcaaagtggagtAGGGGCGGAGCCTCGTGTCTCCACCACCGGATGCCCTTACGCGGAACTTGCCCCGCCTCCTGCGTGACCTGCATGACACTTCTCATCAGGCACAACTATTTACATTCTTTTATTCTtgctatttatttcattttattttctttatgccTATgtggaaatgatttaaaatgtgaCAATCCTTTTTTTATGGAGTTTGTGTAAATGCAGTTCACAGTTTTGCTCGATAGGTGGCGTCACAATCATCACATTTTGGCTAACtggaatattttctttattttgtgcCTTTGGTGTCTCCTGCCCCcctaatgattatttatttaattgatttaagtgctttttctttttaattttacctCAAGTGGGAAGTGCTTGACCATTatgaaattgaatttatttgatTCACCTAGATTGCCTTTTGAAAGTAGTGCCGTTGATGGCGCTCGACGTCCAAACATGTGGCTTTTTTTCATCTGTCTGCTATTTTAAAGAGTTTattactagtagacgtccaatccatttgaagtgggggccagtgctcccacttcaaatggattggatgtctattgtcatcaatggcagtcaacgAGTTATGAGATTACATTGCTTCTTCtctcaaccttttttttaaacatactgtGTCAATTTCAATGCACATGTATTGCCTCTTAGTCACCTTTCACGCACATTaaatcagtaaaaaataaaaatattattctaAATGATGAACCTTGCGTAGTTTTGTTGTGTCGGGAAAAAACTTATTTCAATTGGATGGAATGTGCAAactgcatatttaaaaaataaaataaataaataaaatagcaaCCTTAATACGGTTATTTATAAAAATTCGGCAAGATTTTGCAAAGTTTATTTTTTGAGTATTTTAGTGGAGACAATCACTCCCTTTTGGTATgctgtaaaaacaaaactccactgctttaagatggccgccagttacTAACGGGTTGCCAGATCGGAAAGTCAGTCCTTAACCCAATATCAGTATAAAAATCGCCCAGTTCAGTACAAATAAACCCAAATTAGAACCTCCCACTCAAGATAAAAGTTTCCATTTTACATCACCACGTATATTTTGGTAAtataaccagaaaaaaaatcaacgcttCGAAACACCCTGTTGTGCAATCATTGCTTTTTCACTGATAAGCATCTTGGAAGATGTAGAAGAGGTTACACACCAATTAATTACGCGCTTATTAAtcattaaaagtcaaaatacatctaTGGCAATTGATTTCACAGTCTAAATATAACTTTAATAACACTTTCCAGAGCCTATTTGAAATGAAGCCAAATATTTCTGTAAACATACATTTGAATTGGGCCGTCTGTCGGGTCGGGTCGGTTCGAATCGGGCAACTCCCCTTCCAGGCCTCCACGCGAACGCGCATTCGTGTCGTGCCCGCTTGTCACAGACACGCTTTCCATACCAACAGGCACGGAATTCCACAGTACGAGTCCGAGATTGCGCTTCGGGAGACGGGACCCACTTACGAAAAACCCTCGGCGTCGTACGGATACGTGAATCCAGCAATATTTAACGGGATAACCGACGTCCTGACGTCGGGAACATGAGCTAAAGTCAACCCCGGGGGAGTCCGCAGATGCAGGCGGCGACAAGTTTGTTGCTTCTCGGGGCCGTGTTGCTCCAAGGCTCGGGCTCGCTGGCCAGGGAAGGTGGGTAACTTTTTATCTCTTTTTGAGACACTAGATTACATATTTACACGCCTTTTAGCTCACTTTGACTTAACCTGACGCAATTCCGTAATGTTTTTATGTTGAAAAAGCCCCAAAACTGAGTTTAAACCGCTTTAAAGGTGGCTGGAGAACTTGTTATTAAGCCGGAAGAATCACACCTGTCGCTTCCAAAAGTTTGTTTGATTCATATTAAACGACTTTAAACTCCAAAATAAGTATTCATACTGAAAATATAGCTTATGAAAACTTAACACGACGAAAAGTAGTCAAGCAAAAAGGCCAGGTAACAATTACGAGAACCTGCCTTGCAACTTGTGGCGTGATTAGCCAACCAGAGGGCTAGTTTAAGGATTTATCGATTTTTACATAGAAATCGTCAATATTGATATCGTTATTATAAAATCGCCATGGTCAcgatttttttattactgaaaCAGGATCTCTGGTGTTGAGAATTCTGTTCATTTGTGCCACCTTTAACAGCAGATATgtacatttcatattttaatatcATGTTCAAATGTAAAATGATCACTATATTGCATACATATTTATCCTGTGATATGAATTTTAGAGCAAATCATTCAGCGTTAccaaatatatagtatatttccATATTATTTATGTACCATGAACAGCAACAATGGTGCAtacgtttaaaaaatattttttttatttacaatattacttaaataatgtaaaaaaatatgtatgacAGCAAGCAGTTAACTTAAATGTATTGCATAACACTTGAGTGTCCTTGCATTTTTATTGTCTTATTAAAGATTTTATGGAAAACCTTATTAAATGCAATACACAAAATCAACTATGAAAAATTCTAATTTcagctttcaaaataaaacactccAATTTGTCcacttcaaatgttttcattacTGCTGATATAAAACTGATTTAAAAtaatcaagttaaaaaaattcatatatttttttaaacccttacaTGCCTTATCGTGTTTTGATGGTAGGATACAATTCCAACaagaatatgtatatgttaattaatattacttttatttaataaatccaACTCAAACTCTATGAATGTTTGTAAACATGACTTGGTGAATTTTGTATTGAAGAAAAGGGTGACTAATCACAATATCGACCAGGAAAATTGCAATTAGATTGTTTTTTAGCTTGTCACTCGCGTAtgtaaacaacaataacaacaacaagagACGCCTTGTGCTGCCGAGGATCATTCCTGAGTCAATTATTCACCAGTGGCTCCAAAACAGGAGGACATTGTCTGATTAGAGAGCCACTTGTCTTGTCTGGCTGCCCAACGCAACACACTTTGGAATGAGCAACTTGCTAACTCATTCTTATACATGATAtgttgttgatatttttttctcaatgatgGACCCATCTTTTCtttcagtaatccctcgaatatcacggttaatgttgaccagacatggcccgataatcaaaaaatcgcaaagtagggtcacccctattataacttttttttcttctaacccttccacttacgagtttcagcgtggagtttcacatttttatgaacttttttttttttttttaaataattagtagcagaaaaaaattgtgaagaagTGAAATGAATAGTAAACTCATTGGTTGTCATTTACGCTGATAGACTGACCAgagtttcttttaaa
It contains:
- the pgap3 gene encoding GPI-specific phospholipase A2-like PGAP3 isoform X1; its protein translation is MASSPLSPRRTSVSPATVALVVLLMWTTTAEASQGDKEPIYRDCVKNCVQSNCTGARLRWYQTVQPRYMALTGWTCRDDCRYECMWTTVDLYQADGFEIPQFHGKWPFARFLCFEEPASALASLLNGLACLLMMLRYRSTVPRQSPMFHTINAFSLVSLNAWFWSTVFHTRETFLTEKMDYFCATAVILYSIYLCCVRTLGLKHPVVSSIVGVVLILVFTSHVSYLTFVSFDYSYNMAANISFGMVNLLWWLFWCWSNRRTLPYWWKCVLVVLLLHGLVLLELLDFPPLLWILDAHALWHLSTIPVHVLFYSFLIEDSLYLLNTEKMGVKVE
- the mylpfb gene encoding myosin regulatory light chain 2, skeletal muscle isoform X2, which translates into the protein MAPKKAKRRQQQGEGGSSNVFSMFEQSQIQEYKEAFTIIDQNRDGIISKDDLRDVLATMGQLNVKNEELEAMVKEASGPINFTVFLTMFGEKLKGADPEDVIVSAFKVLDPEATGSIKKEFLEELLTTQCDRFTPEEMTNLWAAFPPDVAGNVDYKNICYVITHGEEKEE
- the pgap3 gene encoding GPI-specific phospholipase A2-like PGAP3 isoform X2 translates to MASSPLSPRRTSVSPATVALVVLLMWTTTAEASQGDKEPIYRDCVKNCVQSNCTGARLRWYQTVQPRYMALTGWTCRDDCRYECMWTTVDLYQADGFEIPQFHGKWPFARFLCFEEPASALASLLNGLACLLMMLRYRSTVPRQSPMFHTINAFSLVSLNAWFWSTVFHTRETFLTEKMDYFCATAVILYSIYLCCVRTLGLKHPVVSSIVGVVLILVFTSHVSYLTFVSFDYSYNMAANISFGMVNLLWWLFWCWSNRRTLPYWWKCVLVVLLLHGLVLLELLDFPPLLWILDAHALWHLSTIPVHVLFYRFLLAPSVS
- the mylpfb gene encoding myosin regulatory light chain 2, skeletal muscle isoform X3, producing the protein MFEQSQIQEYKEAFTIIDQNRDGIISKDDLRDVLATMGQLNVKNEELEAMVKEASGPINFTVFLTMFGEKLKGADPEDVIVSAFKVLDPEATGSIKKEFLEELLTTQCDRFTPEEMTNLWAAFPPDVAGNVDYKNICYVITHGEEKEE